The Blautia hydrogenotrophica DSM 10507 genome window below encodes:
- the eda gene encoding bifunctional 4-hydroxy-2-oxoglutarate aldolase/2-dehydro-3-deoxy-phosphogluconate aldolase: protein MYEKSLETLRRQKLVPVVKLERVQDALPLGETLCEAGLPIAEVTFRTDAAQEAIEKLTKEFPGMTVGAGTVVNKEQAKRAFAAGAQFLVSPGVNREVIEYALGQNCPVYPGTCTPSEIMTALEYGLPVVKFFPANQYGGLKTIQALGSVFSQLQFMPTGGIHAGNLLEYLEDPRVIACGGSWMVKDSLIRQGDFQRVGQLTREAVKLIQEQNGK, encoded by the coding sequence ATGTACGAGAAGAGTTTGGAGACGTTGAGAAGACAAAAGCTAGTTCCGGTGGTGAAGCTGGAACGAGTGCAGGATGCTTTGCCATTGGGAGAGACTCTGTGTGAGGCGGGACTTCCCATTGCAGAAGTGACTTTTCGCACAGATGCAGCCCAGGAAGCCATCGAGAAGCTGACGAAAGAATTTCCAGGTATGACAGTGGGTGCCGGGACAGTCGTCAATAAGGAACAGGCGAAGAGAGCGTTTGCCGCCGGAGCGCAATTTCTGGTATCGCCTGGTGTGAATCGGGAGGTCATTGAGTATGCGCTGGGACAAAACTGTCCAGTCTATCCGGGAACCTGCACGCCGTCAGAGATTATGACAGCCCTGGAATATGGACTTCCCGTAGTGAAATTTTTTCCGGCGAATCAGTATGGGGGCCTGAAGACGATACAGGCGCTAGGGAGTGTATTTAGCCAGCTACAGTTTATGCCGACGGGAGGCATCCATGCGGGGAACTTGCTGGAGTATTTGGAGGACCCTAGGGTGATTGCCTGTGGAGGTAGCTGGATGGTGAAGGATTCTCTGATTCGGCAGGGAGATTTCCAGAGAGTGGGCCAGCTGACGAGAGAAGCGGTAAAGCTGATACAAGAACAGAATGGGAAGTGA
- a CDS encoding phosphoglycerate dehydrogenase produces MKILVTPTSLQPGRKSKALERLRDFSEELVFNDKSRPLTEEELIPLLKGCQGYLAGLDFITERVLREAEDLKVISRYGTGYDRIDMAAASQYGVTVTNTPGVNAQAVGELAFGLLLSVARQISYLDRTTRSGEWVRAEGVELKGKTLGILGLGAIGKVVARCAKGFGMRVAASDPFIDREYCREHGIEAMDMEDLLSFADAVSLHLPLNKETTHLIGKEALARMKDGVILINTSRGGIIDEEAAYCGLKSGKIGGLGLDAFENEPPKGSSLFEFSNVVATPHTGAHTKEAASMMAERAVDNLISVLQGERCPYIVGQST; encoded by the coding sequence ATGAAGATATTGGTGACGCCTACATCGCTGCAGCCAGGAAGAAAATCTAAGGCGTTGGAGAGACTGAGGGATTTTTCAGAAGAGCTGGTTTTCAATGACAAGAGCCGCCCTCTGACGGAAGAAGAATTGATACCTTTGCTGAAAGGCTGTCAGGGGTATCTGGCGGGATTGGATTTTATTACAGAGAGAGTGCTGCGGGAGGCAGAGGATTTGAAGGTGATCTCTCGGTATGGGACAGGGTATGACCGTATTGATATGGCGGCTGCCAGTCAATATGGGGTGACTGTGACGAATACACCGGGGGTAAATGCGCAGGCTGTGGGCGAGCTGGCTTTTGGGCTACTGCTGTCTGTGGCCAGACAGATTTCTTATTTAGACCGGACGACCCGCAGCGGAGAATGGGTGAGAGCTGAGGGGGTGGAGCTGAAAGGCAAGACTCTGGGGATTCTGGGATTGGGCGCGATCGGAAAGGTAGTAGCACGGTGTGCCAAAGGCTTTGGAATGAGAGTGGCTGCCAGTGATCCTTTCATAGACCGGGAATATTGCCGGGAGCACGGAATTGAGGCAATGGATATGGAGGACTTGCTGTCTTTTGCGGATGCAGTCAGTTTGCATCTGCCTTTGAACAAAGAAACCACACATCTAATCGGAAAAGAAGCTTTGGCTAGGATGAAGGATGGAGTGATTTTGATCAATACATCCCGAGGTGGAATCATTGATGAGGAGGCGGCGTACTGCGGCTTGAAATCTGGAAAGATTGGAGGGTTAGGATTAGACGCATTTGAGAACGAGCCGCCGAAGGGGTCTTCTCTCTTTGAGTTTTCCAATGTAGTAGCGACTCCTCATACTGGCGCTCACACAAAGGAGGCGGCCAGTATGATGGCAGAACGGGCGGTAGACAACCTGATTTCGGTGCTACAAGGAGAACGGTGTCCGTATATTGTGGGGCAGAGTACATAA
- a CDS encoding FadR/GntR family transcriptional regulator — protein sequence MAIQKQNITDQVVLFLKEQIENGIWLPGEKIDSENKLTKELEVSRASVRYAIQQLIAVGILESHQGKGTFVRAIPAKAIAGKLNTLYQENKDMEDILEFRQIIETESCKIAARNITPEILKSMEENLYVMKKDMHKTDEFVKNDLSFHKSISLATGNKMIIRSVELISEGTEQLQRQFNTDYLVKEAIFYHSKILECLKQRDGIVAAEYMRRHLNVMIDEYYRLKGK from the coding sequence GTGGCAATTCAGAAGCAGAATATTACCGATCAGGTGGTTTTATTTTTGAAAGAACAGATTGAAAATGGAATATGGCTGCCGGGTGAGAAAATTGACTCCGAAAATAAGCTCACGAAGGAGTTGGAGGTCAGCAGGGCCAGTGTACGCTATGCGATTCAGCAGCTGATTGCTGTGGGTATTCTGGAGAGTCACCAGGGAAAGGGAACTTTTGTGCGTGCTATTCCGGCGAAGGCTATCGCAGGTAAGTTGAACACTCTGTATCAGGAGAACAAAGACATGGAGGATATTTTGGAATTCCGTCAGATTATCGAGACGGAGAGCTGCAAGATTGCCGCGAGAAACATCACTCCAGAGATCTTAAAGAGCATGGAAGAAAACCTGTATGTGATGAAGAAAGATATGCATAAGACAGATGAGTTCGTGAAGAATGATCTTAGCTTTCATAAATCTATCTCTTTGGCTACAGGCAATAAGATGATTATCCGAAGTGTGGAGCTGATCTCTGAGGGGACAGAGCAATTGCAGCGGCAGTTTAACACAGACTATTTGGTGAAAGAGGCGATTTTTTATCACTCTAAAATTTTAGAATGCCTGAAGCAGCGGGATGGAATCGTCGCGGCAGAGTACATGAGACGGCATCTGAATGTGATGATTGATGAATATTATCGCCTGAAAGGAAAGTGA
- a CDS encoding ABC transporter permease: MEKAGILHSKHDRLLLFKRKSEVIFVYIFLVIFFIAAMLLSDRFMTERNLRNLIISNIGLLFVAYGQLFIVLLGGVDLSVGSVISLTNVICVTMITENPSTWFLAFIASLAAGAGVGLVNGLLVVRGRLQPIIATLATQTFFAGVALYIMPGPEGILPSELCKFITKGWNYLFPLFLTLIVSTVVWLLLNRSRFGRAVLAVGGNEQSAKSSGISVGTVKIKSFIFTSLMAVMAGLFISAYATSGSPLIGEAYSQRSITAAVVGGAALAGGKGSVVGCIAAAGILGIVNNLLNLRGVSSYYQYVLQGVILILALAISAVRTNKK, encoded by the coding sequence ATGGAAAAAGCAGGAATACTTCATTCAAAGCATGACCGGCTGTTGTTGTTCAAGAGAAAAAGCGAAGTGATTTTTGTCTATATCTTTCTGGTAATTTTTTTTATAGCCGCGATGCTTTTGAGTGACCGTTTTATGACGGAGCGAAACCTCAGAAATCTGATTATATCAAATATAGGTTTGCTGTTTGTGGCATATGGACAGTTGTTTATCGTACTTCTTGGAGGTGTGGACCTGTCTGTAGGTTCGGTCATCTCTCTGACCAATGTGATCTGTGTGACGATGATTACAGAGAATCCGTCCACCTGGTTCCTGGCATTTATCGCCAGTCTGGCAGCGGGCGCAGGCGTGGGTCTAGTGAATGGACTGTTGGTGGTGAGAGGACGGCTGCAGCCGATTATTGCTACCTTGGCGACGCAGACCTTTTTTGCCGGGGTGGCGCTCTATATCATGCCGGGCCCGGAGGGAATTCTCCCCTCTGAGCTTTGCAAGTTTATCACAAAGGGCTGGAATTATCTGTTTCCTCTGTTCTTGACGTTGATAGTCTCGACTGTGGTTTGGCTGCTCCTAAACCGTAGCCGATTCGGAAGAGCGGTGCTGGCTGTCGGTGGGAACGAACAGTCTGCGAAATCTTCTGGAATCTCTGTGGGAACGGTGAAGATTAAGAGCTTTATCTTTACCAGTCTGATGGCTGTTATGGCAGGGCTGTTTATATCGGCCTATGCTACCTCAGGAAGCCCGCTGATTGGCGAGGCGTACTCCCAGCGTTCCATCACCGCGGCTGTGGTGGGAGGAGCTGCTCTAGCCGGAGGAAAAGGAAGCGTGGTTGGCTGTATCGCGGCAGCAGGAATCCTGGGGATTGTGAACAATCTTTTGAACCTGAGAGGAGTATCTTCTTATTATCAGTACGTACTTCAAGGTGTGATCTTGATTCTGGCGCTAGCGATCAGTGCGGTCCGCACGAACAAGAAGTAG
- a CDS encoding IclR family transcriptional regulator — protein MEEKNPIQVADRLFHTLELLSSRGEMGLIEISSELSLHKSTVHRLLNSLIFLGYARQREDGKYQATYKILDLANQLASNIDAVNVVRPYLRELARKTQETVHFVELDGVEAFYVDKVESYANSIQMVSRIGSRIPLYCTAVGKAMLACMSGGEVADIWENSHIVARTSKTITNFEHFLEELDAVKNQGYALDNEENEAGVRCIAVSLRDYLGKVRYALSISVPSARMDQERVRELARCAIEIQKRIQREVRL, from the coding sequence ATGGAGGAAAAAAATCCAATTCAGGTGGCAGACCGCTTATTTCACACATTGGAGCTACTGAGCAGCCGAGGGGAGATGGGGCTGATCGAGATCAGTAGCGAGCTCTCCCTGCACAAGAGCACCGTTCACAGACTGCTGAACTCCCTTATTTTTTTAGGCTATGCCAGACAGCGGGAGGACGGTAAGTATCAGGCGACTTATAAGATTTTGGATTTGGCCAATCAGCTGGCGTCGAATATTGACGCAGTAAATGTAGTGAGACCGTACCTGCGGGAGCTGGCGCGGAAAACCCAGGAGACCGTACATTTTGTCGAGCTGGACGGGGTAGAGGCTTTCTATGTGGATAAGGTAGAGTCCTATGCGAATTCCATTCAGATGGTCTCGCGGATCGGCAGCAGAATTCCTTTGTACTGTACGGCAGTGGGGAAGGCCATGCTGGCCTGTATGAGCGGCGGCGAGGTCGCAGACATCTGGGAGAACAGTCATATCGTGGCCAGGACATCGAAGACGATCACGAATTTTGAACATTTCTTGGAAGAGCTGGACGCGGTGAAAAATCAGGGCTACGCTTTGGACAATGAGGAGAATGAGGCCGGCGTGAGGTGTATCGCTGTCAGTCTGCGTGACTATCTGGGAAAGGTGCGGTATGCGCTCAGCATCTCTGTGCCTTCTGCGAGGATGGACCAGGAAAGAGTGCGAGAATTGGCCCGCTGTGCGATTGAAATTCAGAAAAGAATCCAAAGGGAAGTGCGCCTTTGA
- a CDS encoding sugar ABC transporter ATP-binding protein translates to MKPVLEIKDLDKKFVGVHAVDHVSFQCYPGTVHVLQGENGAGKSTILKMLSGLYQPDSGEICLHGRKVTFRQPRDAQEQGIAMVYQEMTILPELTVAQNVFLNKEVRKRKLLDEREMIRRTKELGEKYGIEVDPYATAGELPIAAQSMVEILKALASEPDILILDEPTSTLTKTEVQKLYAIVQGLKEMGKTILFISHRMEEVFQFGDRITIMKDGKLVGTYEISKLSSDDIIRLMVGRDLQDIFPPKLREKNSEEIFRVEELSDAGCVHNVSFSIRKGEVLGIAALDGQGQTELLRTVAGVRRHTAGKIFLGGKELRYQTAKKALRLGIGYVPEDRKGQGLCLSLSVGENLALASMRRRQTAGVIRRKAEREVIQKMITQLNIKTPSAAQAVANLSGGNQQKVSIGKSLADEPKVLLLNEPTRGIDVEAKQEIYRLIRRLAKEGVGILIYTSDMMEVIGLSDRIFTMYEGRITGELSGEEIEEEAIMRGAMNMA, encoded by the coding sequence ATGAAACCAGTACTGGAAATCAAAGATCTGGATAAAAAATTTGTCGGAGTACATGCGGTGGACCACGTGTCATTTCAGTGTTATCCAGGTACCGTTCATGTATTGCAGGGAGAAAATGGCGCTGGAAAAAGTACAATTCTGAAAATGTTGTCGGGACTGTATCAGCCTGATTCCGGGGAGATCTGTCTACACGGGAGGAAGGTGACATTTCGACAACCCAGGGATGCTCAGGAACAGGGAATCGCCATGGTTTACCAGGAGATGACGATACTGCCGGAGCTGACGGTGGCTCAGAACGTCTTTTTAAACAAAGAAGTGAGAAAGAGGAAGCTGTTGGATGAAAGAGAGATGATTCGCCGGACAAAGGAGCTGGGAGAAAAGTACGGGATAGAAGTGGACCCTTATGCTACAGCCGGGGAGCTGCCCATCGCCGCCCAGTCCATGGTGGAGATTCTCAAAGCTTTGGCTTCGGAGCCGGACATTTTGATTCTGGATGAGCCCACTTCGACTTTGACGAAGACGGAGGTACAGAAACTGTACGCGATTGTCCAAGGGTTAAAGGAAATGGGAAAGACGATTTTATTTATCTCTCACCGGATGGAAGAGGTCTTTCAGTTCGGGGACCGGATTACGATCATGAAGGATGGAAAGCTGGTGGGAACCTATGAAATCTCAAAGCTTAGTAGCGACGATATCATACGGCTGATGGTGGGGAGAGATCTACAGGATATTTTTCCGCCTAAGCTTCGAGAAAAAAATTCGGAGGAGATCTTTCGCGTGGAGGAGCTTTCAGATGCCGGCTGTGTGCACAATGTGAGCTTTTCCATCCGAAAGGGTGAGGTTCTGGGAATTGCGGCACTGGATGGACAGGGACAGACGGAGCTTCTGCGGACCGTAGCAGGGGTGCGCAGACACACGGCAGGAAAAATTTTTCTGGGTGGGAAGGAACTGAGATATCAGACCGCAAAGAAAGCCCTGAGACTGGGAATCGGCTATGTGCCGGAGGACAGAAAAGGACAGGGACTGTGTCTGTCTCTTTCCGTGGGAGAGAACCTTGCTCTGGCTAGCATGAGAAGGCGGCAGACCGCAGGCGTCATCAGGAGAAAAGCGGAGAGAGAAGTGATACAAAAGATGATCACACAGTTGAACATCAAGACACCTAGTGCTGCACAGGCGGTTGCGAATCTTTCAGGCGGAAATCAACAAAAGGTGTCCATTGGAAAGAGCCTGGCGGACGAACCGAAAGTCCTTTTGCTCAATGAACCTACCCGGGGAATTGATGTGGAGGCAAAGCAGGAGATCTACCGCCTGATTCGCCGGCTTGCCAAAGAGGGTGTCGGAATCTTAATTTACACTTCCGACATGATGGAAGTGATCGGTCTGAGCGACCGCATCTTCACTATGTATGAGGGCAGGATTACCGGGGAACTCAGCGGGGAGGAAATCGAGGAAGAGGCGATTATGCGGGGTGCGATGAATATGGCTTGA
- a CDS encoding ABC transporter substrate-binding protein, giving the protein MKKKLLASLLCMAMASSLLIGCGGSSDSEKEGSSATEEASGTQESTDASSKNSTGEAVDASEVTVPEEKGDWVVGFSNYSAGNSWRQQMEAEFKEEAEALKKAGVISDYTMLNADNDQSKQISDIRDLITMGCDAIVVTAITADGLNDVLEEAEEEGIKVVNCDNLSSSTKLTSKVMVSDYDFGKLCGEWLGEQLPDGGKVIELNGTAGTSTDTNRAAGMEDGLAEASPDSEIIASVNADWDYATAKTAVEELLNTYPEIDGVLSQGGAMTQAAMEAFEAAGRKLVPMTGEASNGFLRSWVEAKDKGFSSIAFVCPTTQSAIALDVAVNALNGEEVQPEYLASEDPVTEENVDSVYRKDLSDNFWPAGTRLSEEKAQEMFAE; this is encoded by the coding sequence ATGAAGAAGAAATTATTGGCGAGTTTATTATGCATGGCTATGGCGAGCAGTCTGTTGATTGGATGCGGCGGCAGTTCTGACAGCGAAAAAGAGGGCAGCTCTGCGACAGAGGAGGCTTCAGGAACACAGGAGTCCACAGATGCGTCCTCGAAGAACTCTACCGGAGAAGCCGTAGACGCTTCTGAGGTGACGGTGCCAGAAGAAAAAGGTGACTGGGTGGTCGGCTTTTCCAACTACTCAGCCGGAAATTCCTGGAGACAGCAGATGGAGGCAGAATTTAAGGAAGAGGCTGAGGCTTTGAAAAAAGCCGGAGTGATTTCTGATTACACGATGCTCAATGCAGACAATGACCAGTCCAAACAGATCTCGGATATTCGCGATTTGATTACCATGGGCTGTGATGCCATTGTGGTGACGGCAATCACTGCGGACGGATTAAATGATGTACTGGAAGAAGCAGAAGAGGAAGGAATTAAGGTCGTGAACTGTGATAACCTCTCTAGCAGTACGAAGCTTACCAGCAAAGTCATGGTTTCGGATTATGATTTTGGAAAGCTCTGCGGAGAATGGCTGGGTGAACAGCTCCCGGACGGTGGAAAAGTAATTGAGCTGAACGGAACTGCAGGAACCTCTACGGATACAAACCGGGCTGCAGGTATGGAGGACGGGCTCGCCGAGGCAAGCCCTGACAGTGAGATCATTGCTTCTGTGAATGCGGATTGGGATTACGCGACAGCAAAGACGGCGGTGGAAGAACTGCTGAATACCTATCCTGAGATTGACGGAGTACTGTCCCAGGGAGGTGCGATGACTCAGGCGGCCATGGAAGCGTTTGAGGCGGCAGGAAGAAAATTGGTCCCGATGACTGGGGAGGCGTCCAACGGTTTCTTGAGGTCTTGGGTGGAAGCAAAGGATAAGGGCTTTTCTAGTATCGCTTTTGTGTGTCCGACGACCCAGAGCGCGATTGCTTTAGACGTGGCGGTGAATGCTCTGAATGGTGAGGAGGTACAGCCGGAATATCTGGCATCAGAAGACCCTGTGACAGAGGAGAACGTAGACAGTGTATATCGTAAAGACTTATCTGACAATTTCTGGCCTGCAGGAACACGTTTGAGCGAGGAGAAAGCACAGGAGATGTTTGCAGAGTAG